Genomic window (Bacillus vallismortis):
TGATACAAACAAAATGGAAAACGGCGAATGCCCAGTAATTGTTTGGGCAAATGAAGCCGGTTATGGAGACACAGTTGCAGATAACTTTTTGCAATTTTTCTTTGAAGAACTTGAAGAAGCGAAAGAAAACTGGGAGGAAGATGAAGACTGGGACGATTAAGTCAGAAGGATTGCAATTTAGAGCCCCTCATTATATGAGAGGCTCTTTTATTACTTCAATTTCGCTTCAATTTTCGCTTTAGTCTTAGGTCCATAAATGCCGTCAGCAACCAATCCATATATGGATTGGAACCGTTTGACCGCATTTGCTGTTTTCGGACCATACACGCCGTCAATGCCATTATTCTTCGCCACTTTATCCGGATAGAAATAAAGAGCTGCCAGCGCTTTTTGAATCCGCCTTACGTCACCCCCTTTTCGCATCGGGCTTGTCACTTTAAAGGTGCCAGAAGGCAGTGCATATGACGTTTTTTTACTGCTTGATTTAGTGTTGGAAGTGCTTGAGCCTGTGAGCTTTAATACTTGGCCGACTTTAATCAAGTTCGGGTTTTTGATACCGTTCAAGCTTTGCAGGGTTGCCACACTCACCCCGTGCTCTTTTGCTATTGCGGAAAGAGTATCTCCTTTTTTGACTGTGTAAGTGCTCCCTGCGGCTTTAGGCGCAGATGATGACGTTTTAAATGTTGTCTTTCCTCCTAACGCCTTTAATTCTGCTTCAATGGCAGCCTTAATCTCATCCCATCTTCCCTCTGATAAAATTCGATGCGGACAATTTTTGCCGTTCCAGTCTTGGTGTTTGCGGACACGATCAATACCCCAGCCTCGCTCTTTGAGCAGCTGCGCCACAAACTTGATCGCCAGCTTTTCTGCTGCCTTATATTTAGCGCCTCCTGACTTGCTGTAGCAGATTTCAACGCCAATAGACTTACGGTTCCCGGTGCCGTTTGTGCCGTCTCCTGTGTGCCATGCGTTACGATTTGTAGGGATTCCCTGCCGTACCTCTTTGTCATCGACTGCAAAGTGAAAGCTCGTCGAGCTAGTATTTCCGATCATATAGCTGATCTCATTGGCAGCTGACGCGTCATTCGCTGTATTGTGGATAGTGATGTATTCAGCGTCCATATAGTTCGGGCATTTCAAAGCGTATTTTGCTTCTGATACAAGATTCTTTTTCACTGTGATTGTCATAAGTGTTCTCTCCTTTATTTTTGATATAGAAAAAGCCGCCGGGTTACCCAGCAGCCTGTTCATCCTTTTCGTTTGTTTGTTCGTTGTCATTTTCGATTACGTGAAGCCTGTCAGTAATGGCAGCCGGAATCTTAACGCCGATCTGCGCCAGGTTCTCCGTAATGGAAAGCCCCTCATTGGCGATATAAAAAAGAACGGTTCCAAATGTCAGGACGCCGTTCAGATTGAGAATTGTATCTATGATGTTTGCCACGATGACCACCAGAAAACTAAGCATTTTCCGGACATAACCAAACCAAGCGCTTCGGCTCCGCAGCTTTTTGAATTTCCAAGCCTTGATCACACCGGCTATTACGTCGATAATGCTTAGAACCAGCAGTAAATCCAGGTACTTCACACCCCCAAACAGGTAAACTCTCGCTAAGTCCAACGTATCAAAATTAATAAACAAAGTCGTTTCCTCCATTTCTTGATATCACCTCCTTAGAGGCAAAATAAAAAACCCGTCAATTTGACGAGTTTTTTAGTCTCTTTGTATAAGCAGGGTCATTGGAAAATAATCCATCCACCCTTAAATTAATCATTTTCATTGTTTGTTTTTACTCATTCTCCGCATCGAAAAAGACATGAATATTTAAATTCGCAGCATGAACTTTTTCAACTATGGATTTATCAACTAATTTGGCATTAGGGCCTACTGCATAAGCGTAACTTTTTATCTGCTTAAGCTTATCACTATTTAAATCCTTCACTTCATCATCACCAAGTAAACGTACCAGTGGTACCTCTTTATTAATAGAATGTATCTTCTTTAAACTCTTTTCACTGAATGATTGTAATACTACTTTATGTTCGGCTAATAGATTGTATTTATTTAGGATTTCAATGAGTTTTTGTTCCATTACTAAATTGCCGTTATTATCTTCTCTTGTTTCAATATAATACTTTGTTGAAAGGCCGAATTCTTTTATTATTTCTTCTATTGTCAATACTTTCTGACCCTTACCTGCATTGAATTTTTTTAATTGAGACAGAGTAAGATCCTGAATCTTTCCTTTTCCGTTTGTTGTTCTTTCAACATCCTTATCATGAATAGCGACCAACTCATGATCCTTTGTTTGTCTTAAATCAATTTCGATAAAATCCGCTTTATCTTTTATGGCACGCTTATATGAGAGTAACGTATGTTCCGGCTCTAATGCTGAAGCGCCCCTATGTGCGATGATTAATGGATGATAATCAGGTGTTTTTGATGAAGATCCTTTAACAGCAGCTGTGCCTCTATACGTTGAACACCCACTTAATATAATAAAAACAATAAAAAGTAAATAGATTGTATTTTTCATAGATTTAAATTATCATATTTAATCTACAGTAACAATATCTTCCTTAACTATTTCTTCATATTGACTTTCGGTTATTTTATTGAAAGAGACAAAAGTTTTAACGTCATCCTTTGAATAACATCCCCATTTATAACAGGTAAGTATGCTTTTATACCAGTCCATTTAAACAACCCCTTTTTGTGCAAGTGATAGTATTAAATCGGCGTATATTTTAGCCTGTTGCTGAGCCATCGATTGAGTTTCAGCCAATTGTGAGATAAGTAAAGCATTTTGCTGCTTTAGTAATTCCAAATCTGAAGGTTCTCTGGTGGGCTTTAGGCTTATAATGTATTCTTCAGATGCTGCCTCCCCCCATTCGTTCAATTCGAGGTTGAATTTAGGCTTATACATCCCATCAGGCGGTGCGATCTTTGTGCAATTATTAGGGAGACTTTTTCCACCGTTAGCGTCTATTCCATCGACTA
Coding sequences:
- a CDS encoding holin family protein encodes the protein MEETTLFINFDTLDLARVYLFGGVKYLDLLLVLSIIDVIAGVIKAWKFKKLRSRSAWFGYVRKMLSFLVVIVANIIDTILNLNGVLTFGTVLFYIANEGLSITENLAQIGVKIPAAITDRLHVIENDNEQTNEKDEQAAG
- a CDS encoding N-acetylmuramoyl-L-alanine amidase — encoded protein: MTITVKKNLVSEAKYALKCPNYMDAEYITIHNTANDASAANEISYMIGNTSSTSFHFAVDDKEVRQGIPTNRNAWHTGDGTNGTGNRKSIGVEICYSKSGGAKYKAAEKLAIKFVAQLLKERGWGIDRVRKHQDWNGKNCPHRILSEGRWDEIKAAIEAELKALGGKTTFKTSSSAPKAAGSTYTVKKGDTLSAIAKEHGVSVATLQSLNGIKNPNLIKVGQVLKLTGSSTSNTKSSSKKTSYALPSGTFKVTSPMRKGGDVRRIQKALAALYFYPDKVAKNNGIDGVYGPKTANAVKRFQSIYGLVADGIYGPKTKAKIEAKLK
- a CDS encoding XkdX family protein; translated protein: MDWYKSILTCYKWGCYSKDDVKTFVSFNKITESQYEEIVKEDIVTVD